From the genome of Candidatus Binatia bacterium, one region includes:
- a CDS encoding alpha/beta hydrolase: protein MQPFEHRLTVNGIAVTVFEWHPTARGAQDTVLLAHATGFHARCWDRVVAQLGHRHVLALDQRGHGRSDKPAAVHWREFGRDLVEVIQTFDLTGVIGVGHSMGGHAMTDAAAAAPERFRRLVLIDPVIAAPAAYTLTDPWGALGQGSVHPAAKRRSRWNSAEEMVTRFADRRPFDTWDREVLWDYCRYGLLPAGDGEGFDLACPPVFEAQVYMNSLGNGAVHDSVRAVTVPVTVVRAMEPPTTRDVLDFRYSPTWPALAAHFRHGRDLHLPAHTHFLPMENPALAARLALGA from the coding sequence ATGCAACCGTTCGAGCATCGTCTTACGGTCAACGGCATTGCGGTCACCGTCTTCGAGTGGCACCCGACGGCGCGCGGCGCGCAGGACACCGTGCTTCTCGCCCACGCAACGGGATTCCACGCGCGGTGCTGGGACCGCGTTGTGGCGCAGCTCGGCCACCGTCACGTACTGGCGCTCGATCAGCGTGGACACGGCCGCAGCGACAAGCCCGCGGCGGTACACTGGCGCGAATTCGGCCGCGACCTGGTCGAGGTCATCCAGACCTTCGACCTGACCGGTGTCATCGGGGTCGGCCACTCGATGGGTGGTCACGCGATGACCGACGCCGCCGCGGCGGCACCTGAACGCTTTCGCCGGCTTGTCCTGATCGATCCCGTCATCGCGGCGCCCGCCGCGTACACGCTCACCGATCCGTGGGGCGCGCTCGGGCAGGGCAGCGTTCATCCGGCTGCGAAGCGGCGCAGCCGCTGGAACTCCGCCGAAGAGATGGTGACTCGCTTCGCCGACCGGCGTCCGTTCGACACCTGGGATCGCGAAGTGCTGTGGGATTATTGCCGCTACGGTCTCCTACCCGCCGGGGACGGCGAGGGGTTCGACCTCGCCTGTCCACCCGTCTTCGAAGCGCAGGTGTACATGAACAGCCTGGGCAACGGCGCGGTGCACGACAGCGTGCGCGCCGTTACCGTGCCGGTTACCGTGGTACGAGCCATGGAGCCGCCCACCACGCGCGACGTGCTGGACTTCCGTTATTCCCCCACGTGGCCCGCCCTGGCAGCGCACTTCCGGCACGGCCGCGATCTGCACCTGCCCGCGCACACGCATTTCCTCCCCATGGAGAACCCCGCCCTCGCAGCGCGCCTGGCGTTGGGTGCGTGA
- a CDS encoding TIGR03560 family F420-dependent LLM class oxidoreductase — translation MPAVRFGATLPQIKRTWADTRAAAVEFERLGFDSLWVNDHLYGVPMPHFPIMEAWTTLAAVGACTERVELGTLVSPVGFRNPALLAKMAATLDNIAGGRVIVGLGGGWFEMEFAGYGFDFPPLATRLAQLDEAATLMKHLWAEPQPTFRGTYYRVDSVFCEPKPVRKPHPPILIGGGGEKVLLRIAAQHADIWNNLAVNQSDLGRKIEKLRAHCAVIDRDPATLIVSQQCMVVIGENEAEAAANREKADRIYGGHLGPGISGTPQQCVDRIGEMVDLGCTMFIVEIFGRDPREPARLFAERVMPAFR, via the coding sequence ATGCCTGCCGTCCGCTTCGGCGCGACTCTGCCGCAGATCAAACGCACCTGGGCCGACACACGGGCCGCCGCCGTAGAGTTCGAGCGGCTGGGCTTCGATTCCCTGTGGGTCAACGACCACCTCTACGGCGTCCCGATGCCGCATTTTCCGATCATGGAAGCGTGGACGACGCTGGCTGCCGTCGGCGCCTGCACCGAGCGCGTCGAACTGGGGACGCTGGTGTCGCCGGTCGGATTTCGCAATCCGGCACTGCTGGCCAAGATGGCGGCGACGCTCGACAACATCGCCGGCGGACGAGTTATCGTCGGTCTCGGCGGCGGCTGGTTCGAAATGGAATTCGCCGGTTACGGGTTCGACTTCCCGCCGCTGGCGACGCGTCTCGCGCAGCTCGACGAGGCTGCAACGCTGATGAAACATTTGTGGGCCGAGCCGCAACCGACCTTTCGCGGCACCTACTATCGAGTCGATTCCGTGTTTTGCGAACCGAAGCCGGTACGCAAGCCGCACCCGCCGATCCTTATCGGCGGCGGCGGCGAGAAGGTCTTGCTGCGCATCGCCGCGCAGCACGCCGACATCTGGAATAACCTCGCAGTTAATCAGAGCGATCTGGGGCGGAAGATCGAGAAGCTGCGGGCCCACTGCGCCGTCATCGACCGCGACCCCGCGACGCTGATCGTATCCCAGCAGTGCATGGTGGTGATCGGCGAGAACGAAGCGGAAGCGGCGGCCAATCGCGAGAAGGCGGACCGCATCTACGGCGGCCACCTCGGGCCCGGAATCTCGGGTACGCCGCAGCAGTGCGTCGACCGCATCGGCGAAATGGTCGACCTCGGCTGCACGATGTTCATTGTGGAGATCTTCGGCCGCGACCCGCGCGAGCCGGCACGCCTCTTCGCCGAGCGGGTCATGCCGGCGTTCAGGTGA
- a CDS encoding alpha/beta hydrolase: protein MSWSFLLLSLAGAWLTYNVYRPTYAAERRAALSFVAGWLTAELTPQVIAVQAIVTLLFAWAGAFAAWPGKLGLLITAASWFALVRAYRQGFSAAPAIEQALQSALGSNYRTAIEPRLAARFGEDLEWRHIVRPFPMRHPDVERIRDIGFARVNGLNLKLDVYRPRQGPQRCPTLLQIHGGGWMMGSKNEQAIPLMLHLAERGWVCVTANYRLSPHATFPDHLIDCKRAIRWIHEHGPEYGADPGFVVVTGGSAGGHLAALMALTANEPEYQPGFESLDTTVAACVAFYGVYDFTDRHSYWHHNGLSRLLEQQIMKAAHHEAPEAYTKASPMSRVHPEAPPFFVIHGDLDTLVPVEEARHFAGMLRQATSNPVVYAEIPGAQHAFEIFPSPRTQLVVHGVERFAAYVYSRHAARRSAEANDRPPAAAAG, encoded by the coding sequence ATGTCGTGGTCCTTCTTGTTGTTGAGTCTCGCCGGGGCGTGGCTGACTTATAACGTCTACCGGCCGACGTACGCCGCGGAGCGCCGTGCCGCGTTGAGCTTTGTCGCCGGCTGGCTGACGGCGGAACTCACCCCCCAGGTGATTGCCGTGCAGGCCATCGTGACCCTGTTGTTCGCCTGGGCGGGCGCCTTCGCCGCCTGGCCGGGGAAGCTCGGTCTGCTGATCACGGCGGCGTCGTGGTTCGCTCTGGTGCGCGCTTACCGTCAGGGCTTCTCCGCCGCACCGGCTATCGAGCAGGCCCTGCAAAGCGCCCTCGGATCGAATTACCGCACCGCGATCGAGCCGCGCCTGGCGGCACGGTTCGGGGAAGATCTGGAGTGGCGGCACATCGTGCGCCCGTTTCCCATGCGTCATCCCGACGTCGAACGCATTCGCGACATCGGTTTCGCGCGAGTCAACGGCCTCAACCTGAAGCTCGACGTATACCGCCCACGGCAAGGTCCGCAGCGCTGCCCGACCTTGCTGCAGATCCACGGCGGCGGCTGGATGATGGGCAGCAAGAACGAGCAGGCGATTCCGCTCATGCTCCACCTGGCGGAGCGCGGTTGGGTTTGCGTGACCGCGAATTACCGGCTGAGCCCGCACGCAACGTTCCCGGACCACCTGATCGACTGCAAGCGGGCCATACGCTGGATTCACGAGCACGGCCCGGAGTACGGCGCCGACCCCGGCTTCGTCGTCGTTACCGGCGGGTCGGCCGGCGGGCACCTCGCCGCGCTGATGGCATTGACGGCGAATGAACCGGAGTACCAGCCCGGCTTCGAGTCGCTCGACACCACGGTAGCCGCCTGCGTCGCGTTCTATGGCGTGTACGACTTCACCGACCGGCACAGCTACTGGCACCACAACGGCCTCAGTCGCCTGCTCGAACAGCAGATCATGAAGGCGGCCCACCACGAGGCCCCTGAGGCTTACACGAAAGCGTCGCCGATGAGCCGCGTCCATCCGGAGGCGCCGCCGTTCTTCGTCATCCACGGCGACCTGGACACGCTGGTGCCGGTAGAAGAGGCGCGCCACTTCGCCGGTATGTTGCGACAGGCGACGAGCAACCCGGTCGTGTACGCGGAAATACCGGGCGCCCAACACGCGTTCGAGATCTTTCCGTCGCCGCGCACGCAGCTCGTCGTTCACGGAGTCGAGCGTTTCGCCGCCTACGTGTACAGCCGGCACGCCGCACGCCGGTCCGCCGAGGCGAATGACCGGCCGCCGGCCGCCGCCGCTGGTTGA
- a CDS encoding DUF1194 domain-containing protein: protein MMNAAGRFPGRWVDTSVLLAVLVLAFFTPSIARANGCPNVRLCLAIDGSGSIGTSEFDLMRNGLANAIADSSVVPQSGAIEISAVEFSSSSTTRVTPTVIDSQATANSIANALRTMPKSNGGTNLASAVDLCASLIAGGACTSSRRVINVVTDGVPDSQPAAVASRNAAVSAGIDEINAEAVDAPQTAIDFLRDQFVYPQPGYIAPPFTSPGFVIITNTFEDFEQAVRGKIGQIVKPKECVIEPPEATNAPGTRHDFTVYVSNTDGSPASGETVEVEVTSGPHVGASGSAVTNASGSVGFNYTGVAGRTGRDVIEASGGSGGGSFSCTATKYWGNPPPPCTVEPIDDTNLVGQTHTVTATFRTADGLLAVGALVSVSNLSGANPVIADAVTNQNGQVVFTYEGLNAGIDVIDFAGIVDGEIVNCSATKSWVTSPPTCTIDPASDLNPVGTAHNVTVRVRHGNGSAATGVPVDLTVISGPNSGTTRSGSTDGSGNVALQYTGGMAVGTDSIRASGLVGSLEFACTASKTWQSLATSTATRTATATHTWTPTHTRTPTRTPTWTPTPTWTPTWTPTRTWTPTPTRTFTPTPTATPTPTQRLPRPACHVSPELATNRLGSEHVTVATFERADGSPAAGIPVSVVISGISPTILIDAETDAFGQVVTPPYVGEQAGEDVIQFAGVVDGEVVGCSAGKIWAEQAPTCETVPSSAVNAVGTDHVVTAIFRGANGSPVDGVPVSIAVTGAHGTVLADGVTQAHGQIAWQWTGQRAGTDLVEFAGVVDGTLVRCAASKTWVAVQPSCSVFPGSAVNRVGTTHSVGVVFRRANGLPAANVPVSVTVSGASPTILADAATDAFGQIGWAYVGENAGTDVIDFAGVVDDEIVRCRATKTWVVEEPTCSVVPSTAVNRVGDEHAVTAVFTRIDGTRAAGIDVSITSSGVHPTVFASAMTGPSGDVGWSYTGRTPGTDVIEFRAFIDDRLVACRATKTWVSNHPTCEVVPAAAANYVGTDHDVTAVFRHRNGAPAIGIPVAVSIADLPVGYREFSGWRWTNGSGAVGLSYSSQVPGTDIIEFSGWVDGRVVTCRAAKTWVSAQGSCSLTPVSDVNPVGTSHTVTATFRRANGAPAAGSSVSINVSGASPTVFADGVADGNGRVSWTYTGNSAGTDAIEFGAFIDGRVVTCRARKTWVPARPTCDVSPSSDTNPVGTQHTVTATFRRANGTAAAGDPVSVNVSGATPLVLADAISGANGQVSWTYTGQQAGTDVIAFAAFIDNQVVNCRATKTWRVGQGRCDVVPATSTNPVGTSHAVSAVFRREDGSVVAGLPVSISVRGRNGAQVDALTNAAGQVGWQYTGAGGAGTDTIEFAAFLDGRTVTCRSTKTWTDRRPSCYLVPGTAVNTVGTWHTVTGIFRRGDGRPAAAVPVSVTATGPNAVLADAVTGANGQVAWTYRGAGGAGTDTFTFAAFIDGQNVSCQATKTWVGGAPTCDVAPPVATNATGTTHTVTATFRRGDGSPATGVAVTTTVTGPNASTRNLTTNAAGQIPFAWTGGAAVGTDTVTFNATVDGRPLSCQATKTWTNAGPSCDLRPPTATNPVGTQHTISAVFSRATTAPAALTPVTIRVTGANPTQTTATTNGGGQMAWSYSGVNPGTDIVELSATVDGRLVTCRGTKTWTGALPSCTVVPPAATNPGGTSHALTATFRRGDGSFVVGLPVTIRITGASPQLNSMATTNGSGQAPFSYTGTSQGGTDTIEFSATVDNQPVTCRATKSWTAAQPSCAAVPAMATNRVGRPHTVTATFRRADNTTIANVPVTIDVLNGPNAALGKRVPTNANGDAQLAYIGTAAGTDTIEFSGVVDGRVVRCQAEKTWTLRQPACEVLPATAVTAPGGRHTVTASFSRTDGTPAPGVDATINIANGPSAPIALRRTTDNAGQIVFDYTASPNDGTDVIEFTGFVDGQTVSCSGSRSAAAGQASCEALPATGESAAGAQHAVTATFRRAGGAPVAGLPVAVTVNNVSLAAPLSANRTTDAAGAASYSYTGGAAASTDTIEFSGAVDGQAVACSATHRWRGAQAACTAVPANDTNKLGTPHVVTATFRRADGTPATGVFAAIDVVSGPNAALQKNVQTNAGGEAQLSYIGTADGADVIEFSGIVDGQRVKCSATKVWGDLRPLCEVLPASAVNPIGAEHTATAVFRGADGALAQGLTVTARISAGPHAPLTQALTTTATGQAALTYAGTASGTDAIEFAATLGGQAVTCGSASTWAGSLPTPTPTVTGTPTRTPTAPSGSPTTTPTTTPTPTPTGGVGPCECIGDCDCDGQVTVDELLKMVNIALELADVSTCEAGDPNDDGEVTIDEILMAVNNALFGCPSVEPTPTTAGRMAGGTTILVNTIGAIPSVIGAIATGVSLDSRALVTVDTNGATRRDGAAQVTACPLGGTVTEGGSPPFSLTVDLDNCKLADGVGTVTYDGSAALSLTSFTADVTAIFADGSGAETRRVSATLQGSATPSLGGSCYLRGATLAVRSGILSVSTPSGDAATLELNNATVVIQVTTFSADCVPTVYTLTLTGPGKLRTPNGGPVDVDFDGLEMAIDDTGDPIEVAIEGALTAACYGGRVTLKSRPDLLLAGAEICPRAGGVDLTTPSGSARVVYLASGQVDVDVDGNGTTDEVLPSCLSPGLLQCGP, encoded by the coding sequence ATGATGAACGCAGCGGGTCGCTTCCCAGGCAGGTGGGTCGATACGAGCGTGTTGCTGGCCGTCCTCGTCCTCGCCTTTTTCACCCCCTCCATCGCCCGGGCCAACGGGTGTCCGAACGTGCGCCTCTGCCTCGCCATCGACGGGTCGGGCAGCATCGGCACCAGCGAATTCGACCTCATGCGCAACGGCCTCGCCAACGCGATCGCCGACTCCTCCGTTGTGCCCCAGAGTGGTGCGATTGAGATCAGTGCCGTCGAGTTCTCGAGTAGTTCGACGACCCGCGTCACCCCGACCGTTATCGACTCCCAGGCGACCGCGAACAGTATCGCCAACGCCCTCCGGACCATGCCCAAGAGCAACGGCGGAACCAACCTGGCCTCCGCGGTGGACCTGTGCGCCAGTTTGATTGCCGGGGGCGCGTGTACGTCCAGCCGGCGGGTTATCAACGTGGTCACGGACGGTGTGCCGGACAGTCAGCCCGCCGCCGTGGCGTCGCGCAATGCCGCCGTTAGTGCCGGCATCGATGAAATCAACGCCGAAGCCGTGGACGCGCCGCAGACGGCGATCGACTTCCTCCGCGATCAGTTCGTTTATCCGCAGCCGGGCTACATCGCGCCGCCGTTTACCAGTCCGGGCTTTGTCATCATTACCAACACCTTCGAGGACTTCGAGCAGGCGGTACGCGGCAAGATCGGCCAGATCGTCAAACCGAAGGAGTGCGTGATCGAGCCCCCCGAGGCGACCAACGCCCCCGGGACCCGACACGATTTCACAGTCTACGTTTCCAACACCGACGGCTCGCCGGCGAGCGGCGAAACGGTCGAAGTCGAAGTCACGTCCGGCCCCCACGTCGGCGCGTCCGGCAGCGCGGTGACCAACGCCAGCGGCTCCGTTGGGTTCAATTACACCGGCGTCGCCGGGCGAACCGGCCGCGACGTTATCGAGGCGTCGGGCGGCAGCGGCGGCGGCTCGTTCAGCTGCACAGCCACCAAGTATTGGGGCAACCCGCCGCCACCCTGCACGGTCGAGCCGATCGACGACACGAATCTGGTGGGCCAGACCCACACGGTTACCGCGACCTTCCGGACGGCGGATGGCCTCCTCGCCGTGGGCGCCTTAGTGTCGGTCAGCAACCTGAGCGGTGCCAATCCCGTCATCGCCGACGCGGTAACCAATCAAAACGGGCAGGTTGTGTTCACTTACGAAGGGCTCAACGCCGGCATCGACGTCATCGACTTTGCCGGTATCGTTGACGGGGAGATCGTCAACTGCTCGGCGACCAAGTCGTGGGTGACGTCGCCGCCCACCTGCACGATCGATCCCGCGAGCGACCTCAACCCGGTGGGCACCGCGCACAACGTCACCGTACGCGTACGTCATGGCAACGGATCGGCCGCCACCGGCGTGCCGGTTGACCTGACGGTGATCTCGGGACCGAACAGCGGCACCACCCGCAGCGGCAGTACCGACGGGAGCGGGAATGTCGCGTTGCAGTACACGGGCGGCATGGCGGTCGGCACCGACAGTATCCGGGCCAGCGGCCTGGTCGGGAGCCTCGAGTTCGCCTGCACCGCGTCGAAGACCTGGCAGAGCCTGGCGACTTCGACCGCAACCCGCACTGCCACCGCGACCCACACGTGGACACCTACCCACACGCGCACCCCGACGCGAACGCCAACCTGGACCCCCACGCCGACCTGGACACCGACTTGGACGCCGACCCGGACGTGGACGCCGACGCCGACCCGGACCTTTACCCCGACGCCGACCGCGACCCCGACGCCGACGCAGCGGCTGCCGCGGCCGGCCTGCCATGTGTCGCCCGAATTGGCGACCAACCGGCTCGGGTCCGAACACGTGACGGTCGCCACGTTCGAGCGCGCCGACGGCTCGCCCGCGGCGGGCATCCCGGTGTCGGTGGTCATCTCCGGCATCAGCCCGACCATTCTCATCGATGCGGAAACCGATGCGTTCGGACAGGTCGTTACCCCGCCGTACGTTGGCGAGCAGGCGGGTGAAGACGTGATCCAGTTTGCGGGCGTCGTCGATGGTGAGGTCGTGGGGTGCAGCGCCGGCAAGATCTGGGCCGAACAGGCGCCGACGTGCGAAACGGTTCCGAGCAGCGCCGTGAATGCCGTCGGGACCGATCACGTCGTGACGGCAATCTTCCGCGGTGCAAACGGCTCGCCCGTCGACGGCGTCCCGGTTTCGATTGCCGTCACCGGTGCGCACGGTACGGTGTTAGCCGACGGTGTGACCCAGGCGCACGGCCAGATCGCATGGCAGTGGACCGGCCAGAGGGCCGGTACCGACCTCGTCGAGTTCGCCGGTGTCGTCGATGGGACACTCGTGCGCTGCGCCGCGAGCAAGACGTGGGTAGCAGTGCAGCCCAGTTGCAGCGTGTTCCCGGGCTCCGCGGTCAACCGGGTTGGAACCACCCATTCGGTTGGAGTGGTCTTTCGCCGCGCCAACGGCCTGCCCGCGGCTAACGTCCCCGTGTCGGTGACCGTGTCGGGTGCCAGCCCGACCATTCTCGCCGATGCGGCGACAGATGCGTTTGGCCAGATCGGTTGGGCGTATGTAGGCGAGAACGCAGGGACCGACGTCATCGACTTCGCCGGTGTCGTCGACGACGAGATCGTCAGGTGCCGGGCGACGAAAACCTGGGTCGTCGAGGAACCAACGTGCTCCGTAGTCCCCTCGACTGCGGTCAATCGCGTCGGCGACGAGCATGCCGTGACGGCGGTCTTTACCCGCATCGACGGCACGCGGGCAGCCGGCATCGACGTCTCGATCACCAGCAGCGGTGTCCATCCTACCGTCTTCGCATCCGCCATGACCGGCCCGAGCGGTGACGTTGGCTGGTCCTACACGGGACGGACGCCCGGGACCGACGTCATCGAGTTCCGTGCCTTTATCGATGACCGCCTGGTTGCCTGTCGGGCGACGAAGACGTGGGTCTCGAACCACCCGACCTGCGAGGTGGTCCCGGCCGCGGCGGCTAACTACGTCGGGACGGATCACGACGTGACGGCGGTTTTCCGCCACCGCAACGGGGCGCCCGCCATCGGCATCCCGGTTGCGGTCAGCATCGCGGACCTGCCGGTCGGCTATCGCGAATTCAGCGGCTGGCGCTGGACGAACGGCAGCGGTGCCGTCGGCCTTTCGTACTCCAGTCAAGTGCCCGGGACCGACATCATTGAGTTCAGTGGCTGGGTCGACGGCCGCGTCGTTACCTGCCGTGCCGCCAAGACGTGGGTCTCCGCGCAAGGAAGCTGCAGTCTGACCCCGGTTAGCGACGTCAACCCGGTTGGCACATCCCACACGGTGACCGCGACGTTCCGCCGCGCCAACGGTGCGCCGGCGGCGGGGAGTTCCGTCTCGATCAACGTCTCAGGGGCCTCTCCGACCGTCTTCGCCGACGGCGTCGCCGACGGGAACGGCCGGGTGAGTTGGACCTATACCGGCAACTCTGCCGGCACCGATGCCATCGAGTTCGGCGCGTTTATCGACGGCCGTGTTGTGACCTGCCGCGCCCGGAAGACGTGGGTGCCGGCGCGTCCGACGTGCGACGTTTCGCCGTCGAGCGATACGAATCCGGTCGGCACCCAGCACACGGTCACGGCGACGTTCCGCCGCGCCAACGGGACTGCGGCAGCGGGAGATCCGGTGTCCGTTAATGTCTCCGGCGCCACCCCATTGGTGCTTGCCGATGCGATCAGCGGCGCCAACGGCCAGGTGTCCTGGACCTACACGGGCCAGCAGGCCGGTACCGACGTCATCGCCTTTGCGGCTTTCATCGACAATCAAGTCGTCAACTGCCGCGCGACCAAGACCTGGCGGGTCGGGCAGGGCCGCTGTGACGTTGTGCCGGCCACGTCGACCAACCCGGTAGGCACGTCCCATGCGGTGTCTGCGGTGTTCCGCCGGGAGGACGGCAGCGTCGTCGCCGGCCTACCCGTCTCGATCAGTGTGAGGGGCCGCAACGGGGCACAAGTAGACGCGCTGACGAATGCGGCCGGTCAGGTTGGCTGGCAGTACACCGGCGCCGGGGGGGCGGGGACCGATACGATCGAGTTCGCGGCGTTTCTGGACGGGCGAACGGTGACGTGCCGCTCGACGAAGACGTGGACCGACCGCCGGCCGAGTTGCTATCTGGTGCCCGGGACCGCCGTTAACACGGTTGGAACCTGGCACACGGTCACCGGCATCTTCAGGCGTGGCGACGGGCGTCCGGCAGCGGCCGTGCCCGTGTCGGTTACGGCCACGGGTCCGAACGCGGTGTTGGCAGACGCGGTTACCGGCGCTAACGGTCAGGTCGCGTGGACGTATCGGGGTGCCGGGGGCGCCGGTACCGATACCTTCACGTTCGCCGCCTTCATCGACGGCCAGAACGTTTCCTGTCAGGCGACCAAGACATGGGTCGGCGGTGCTCCCACGTGCGACGTGGCCCCTCCGGTCGCGACCAACGCTACCGGCACGACCCACACCGTGACGGCGACCTTCCGCCGCGGCGACGGGTCGCCCGCAACCGGGGTGGCGGTGACGACGACGGTGACCGGACCGAACGCCTCCACCCGCAACCTGACGACGAACGCCGCGGGGCAAATCCCCTTCGCGTGGACCGGCGGTGCGGCGGTAGGAACGGACACTGTGACCTTCAACGCCACCGTCGACGGGCGGCCGCTGAGCTGTCAGGCGACGAAGACGTGGACCAACGCGGGGCCAAGTTGCGACCTGCGTCCGCCGACGGCGACGAACCCGGTCGGCACGCAACACACCATCAGCGCCGTGTTCAGCCGCGCGACCACGGCCCCCGCCGCCCTTACCCCGGTCACCATCCGGGTCACCGGCGCCAACCCGACCCAGACAACCGCCACCACCAACGGCGGTGGCCAGATGGCGTGGTCGTATAGCGGCGTTAATCCAGGCACTGACATCGTCGAACTCAGCGCCACGGTCGACGGCCGGCTCGTGACCTGTCGGGGAACGAAGACGTGGACGGGTGCGCTGCCGTCATGCACCGTGGTCCCGCCGGCAGCGACGAACCCCGGGGGGACGTCACACGCCCTGACCGCGACGTTCCGCCGCGGCGATGGGAGCTTCGTTGTCGGATTGCCGGTGACGATCCGCATAACCGGGGCCAGTCCGCAACTCAACTCGATGGCAACCACCAACGGTAGCGGGCAGGCGCCGTTCTCTTATACGGGAACATCGCAGGGCGGGACCGACACGATCGAGTTCAGTGCGACCGTCGACAACCAGCCGGTCACCTGTCGTGCGACCAAGAGCTGGACGGCGGCGCAGCCGAGCTGCGCGGCCGTGCCCGCAATGGCGACGAATCGGGTCGGGCGTCCGCACACCGTTACCGCCACCTTCCGCCGCGCCGACAACACGACGATCGCGAACGTGCCGGTGACCATTGATGTCCTGAACGGACCCAACGCTGCACTCGGCAAGCGCGTGCCCACGAACGCGAACGGCGACGCGCAACTCGCGTACATTGGGACCGCGGCCGGCACCGATACCATCGAGTTCAGCGGGGTCGTCGACGGCCGTGTCGTCCGCTGCCAGGCCGAAAAGACATGGACCTTGCGTCAGCCGGCATGCGAAGTTCTGCCGGCGACTGCCGTGACCGCCCCCGGGGGGAGGCACACGGTTACGGCAAGTTTCTCCCGTACCGACGGCACTCCGGCGCCCGGCGTGGACGCCACGATCAACATCGCCAACGGGCCGAGTGCGCCGATTGCCCTCCGGCGGACGACCGACAATGCGGGGCAGATCGTGTTCGACTATACGGCGAGCCCGAACGATGGCACCGACGTGATCGAGTTTACCGGTTTCGTCGACGGTCAGACGGTGTCGTGCAGCGGCAGCCGCAGCGCTGCGGCAGGACAGGCGAGCTGCGAAGCCCTGCCCGCGACCGGCGAGAGCGCGGCCGGCGCGCAACACGCCGTCACCGCAACATTCCGAAGAGCCGGCGGAGCGCCGGTCGCCGGCCTCCCCGTCGCGGTCACCGTCAACAACGTCTCGCTGGCCGCCCCGTTGAGCGCCAACCGCACGACTGACGCCGCGGGTGCAGCCTCGTATTCGTACACGGGAGGCGCAGCGGCGAGCACGGACACCATCGAGTTCAGCGGCGCTGTGGACGGGCAGGCGGTTGCCTGCAGTGCCACGCACAGGTGGCGTGGTGCGCAAGCCGCATGCACGGCCGTACCGGCCAACGATACGAACAAACTGGGGACGCCGCATGTGGTAACGGCAACGTTCCGCCGTGCCGACGGCACCCCGGCCACCGGCGTATTCGCAGCCATCGATGTCGTCTCGGGGCCCAACGCGGCCCTGCAAAAGAACGTTCAGACAAATGCCGGCGGCGAGGCGCAACTCTCGTACATCGGTACCGCCGACGGCGCCGACGTAATCGAGTTCAGCGGTATCGTGGACGGGCAGCGGGTGAAGTGCAGTGCCACCAAGGTGTGGGGCGATCTGCGGCCGCTCTGCGAAGTCCTACCCGCCTCGGCGGTCAATCCGATTGGCGCCGAGCACACCGCAACGGCGGTGTTCCGCGGCGCCGACGGCGCACTCGCCCAGGGCCTTACGGTGACTGCACGGATCAGTGCCGGTCCGCACGCGCCGTTAACGCAGGCCCTGACCACCACGGCTACCGGGCAGGCGGCGCTCACGTACGCGGGGACGGCAAGCGGTACCGACGCGATCGAGTTCGCGGCCACGCTGGGCGGCCAGGCCGTGACCTGCGGTTCGGCGAGCACATGGGCCGGCTCGCTGCCCACCCCGACCCCGACCGTCACGGGCACGCCGACGCGGACGCCGACCGCCCCCAGCGGTTCGCCGACCACGACCCCGACCACGACCCCGACGCCGACGCCCACCGGCGGGGTCGGCCCCTGCGAGTGCATCGGCGATTGCGACTGCGACGGTCAGGTCACCGTCGACGAACTTCTCAAGATGGTGAACATTGCGCTCGAACTCGCCGACGTGAGCACCTGCGAGGCGGGCGACCCGAATGATGACGGGGAAGTGACCATCGACGAGATCCTCATGGCAGTCAACAATGCCCTCTTCGGCTGTCCGTCGGTCGAGCCGACGCCGACCACCGCCGGCCGCATGGCGGGTGGCACGACCATTCTGGTGAATACGATCGGGGCGATTCCGAGCGTGATTGGCGCCATTGCCACCGGCGTGAGCCTCGATAGCCGGGCACTGGTCACGGTGGACACGAACGGAGCCACCCGGCGCGACGGTGCTGCCCAGGTCACTGCTTGCCCACTCGGCGGCACGGTGACCGAGGGCGGCAGTCCGCCGTTCTCGCTGACCGTCGATCTCGATAACTGTAAACTTGCGGACGGCGTCGGGACGGTCACCTACGACGGCAGCGCGGCTCTGAGTCTGACGAGCTTCACCGCGGACGTGACAGCGATCTTCGCGGACGGTTCCGGTGCGGAGACGCGACGGGTCTCGGCGACACTCCAGGGCTCGGCGACGCCGTCGCTCGGCGGCAGTTGCTACCTCCGGGGCGCGACGCTCGCGGTCAGGAGCGGCATCCTGTCGGTATCGACCCCGAGCGGAGACGCGGCGACCCTGGAGCTCAATAACGCCACGGTCGTGATCCAGGTCACCACCTTCAGCGCCGATTGCGTTCCAACCGTGTACACCTTGACTCTCACCGGACCGGGCAAGCTACGGACGCCGAATGGTGGGCCCGTCGACGTCGACTTCGACGGATTGGAGATGGCCATTGACGATACGGGCGACCCGATCGAGGTGGCGATCGAGGGCGCCCTGACGGCGGCGTGTTACGGTGGGCGGGTGACTTTGAAGAGCAGGCCGGACTTGTTGCTGGCCGGGGCCGAAATCTGTCCCCGGGCGGGTGGTGTCGATCTGACGACCCCTTCCGGGAGTGCGCGGGTCGTGTACCTGGCGAGTGGCCAGGTCGACGTCGATGTCGATGGTAACGGCACCACGGATGAGGTACTGCCGTCGTGTCTCTCGCCGGGGCTGCTTCAATGCGGGCCATGA